Proteins from a genomic interval of Oceanispirochaeta crateris:
- the mgrA gene encoding L-glyceraldehyde 3-phosphate reductase, protein MYVADSKRYDDMIYRKCGKSGLKLPIISLGLWHNFGFDTPLEKAKDLLFTAFDHGITHFDLANNYGPPAGSAEENFGKILKSDLASYRDELVISTKAGYLMWPGPYGEWGSRKYLLTSLDQSLKRMGLDYVDIFYSHRFDPDTPLEETMGALASAVKQGKALYAGISSYSAEKTLEASRILKGMGVPVLIHQPSYSMLNRWVEEKLLDTLLSEGIGCIPFTPLAQGLLTDKYLNGVPADSRALKAESFKKDTFLNEANLEHIKKLNALAQNRGQSLAQMALAWIARQPAVTSVLIGASRSEQIVENIKAFDNIDFTEEELKSIDSYAVDGGVNLWAQSSKFK, encoded by the coding sequence ATGTATGTAGCTGACAGTAAACGGTATGATGACATGATTTACAGAAAATGCGGTAAAAGTGGATTAAAACTACCCATTATCTCCCTCGGTCTTTGGCATAATTTTGGATTTGATACACCCTTAGAAAAGGCAAAGGATCTTCTTTTCACTGCATTTGACCATGGCATTACCCATTTTGATCTGGCAAATAATTATGGTCCTCCCGCCGGATCTGCAGAAGAAAACTTTGGGAAAATTCTGAAGAGTGATTTAGCTTCCTATCGTGATGAATTGGTTATTTCTACAAAGGCCGGATATTTAATGTGGCCGGGGCCCTATGGAGAATGGGGGTCTAGAAAATATCTTTTGACCAGTCTTGATCAGAGTTTGAAACGAATGGGTCTAGATTATGTAGATATCTTTTATTCTCATAGATTTGATCCCGACACCCCCCTTGAGGAAACAATGGGTGCTTTGGCAAGCGCTGTGAAACAGGGGAAGGCCCTTTATGCGGGAATCTCATCTTATTCAGCTGAAAAGACTCTAGAAGCTTCTCGTATTCTTAAAGGCATGGGAGTTCCGGTTCTAATCCATCAGCCTTCCTATTCAATGTTAAACAGATGGGTTGAAGAAAAACTTTTGGATACACTCCTTTCTGAAGGGATTGGTTGTATACCATTTACACCACTGGCTCAGGGACTTTTGACTGATAAATACCTCAATGGTGTTCCGGCGGATTCACGGGCCTTAAAAGCTGAAAGTTTTAAGAAGGATACATTCTTAAATGAAGCTAATCTGGAACACATTAAAAAGCTCAATGCACTGGCGCAAAACAGAGGTCAGAGTCTTGCACAGATGGCTCTTGCATGGATTGCCAGGCAACCCGCCGTTACAAGCGTGTTGATCGGTGCCAGTAGGTCAGAACAGATTGTTGAGAACATTAAGGCTTTTGATAACATT